One Pectobacterium polaris DNA window includes the following coding sequences:
- a CDS encoding GNAT family N-acetyltransferase: MKTVQLNAATLPVYREELASLLIDAVEKGASVGYHSPLSHKEATEYFHSLQTSVASGERMLWVARDEEGVVGSVQLELCQKPNGKNRAEIQKLLVHSRTRRTGIGRLLIQLLEQSALSQQRGLLYLDTQAGSPAEAFYRALGYRHLGELPDYACTPDGYYHPTAIYYKRLFAVNGLGKAIAS, from the coding sequence ATGAAAACCGTTCAACTCAATGCCGCAACCTTACCTGTCTATCGTGAGGAACTGGCTAGCCTACTGATAGATGCTGTAGAAAAAGGTGCTTCTGTTGGATACCACTCGCCACTGTCCCACAAAGAAGCCACAGAATATTTTCATAGTTTGCAAACATCCGTCGCCAGCGGTGAACGCATGTTATGGGTAGCGCGCGATGAGGAGGGTGTTGTCGGAAGCGTACAGCTTGAGTTATGTCAAAAACCAAATGGGAAAAACAGAGCTGAAATTCAAAAATTATTGGTTCACAGTCGCACAAGAAGAACAGGAATAGGCCGACTGCTCATTCAACTATTGGAACAGAGCGCGCTTTCACAACAGAGGGGTTTACTCTACTTAGATACTCAAGCAGGTTCCCCCGCAGAAGCGTTCTACCGTGCATTGGGCTATCGCCATCTGGGAGAATTACCAGACTATGCTTGCACACCCGATGGCTACTATCACCCAACGGCCATTTATTATAAGCGCCTCTTTGCCGTGAATGGTTTAGGTAAAGCCATCGCTAGTTAG